In one window of Helianthus annuus cultivar XRQ/B chromosome 17, HanXRQr2.0-SUNRISE, whole genome shotgun sequence DNA:
- the LOC110925551 gene encoding pentatricopeptide repeat-containing protein At1g71060, mitochondrial — protein sequence MAFSQILKRSSTTLNPSIHSSSSSSSSISALISVHLHPRTFCNKPTETLDEFNPQIIKEADKLCKTISNAPDRSNLESLLNSTQIELTPPLVLQVLKKLTNAGVFALSFFKWAEKQPGFKHNSASYNAVIEALGKIKQFKIVWTLVSEMKTKGVLDKTTFALIWRRYARAKKVKEAVEAFERMEKFGFKCELCDFNRFLDTLCKSRQVESAHQVFDKMTKRRFKPDIKSYTILLEGWSQEMNLLKLDEVYREMKGNGFEPDVVAYGIVINALCKAKKYDQAVEKFDEMKRKNIEPSAHIYCSLINGLGSENRLSESLQFFELYKSCGHAIEAPTYNAVVGSYCWSMRIDDAFKVVDEMKQRGVGPNSRTFDIILHHLVKARRTEEAYGVFKRMKSDFKCDPSVSTYEIIIRMFCNEGKVDIAMSVWEEMKGEGVLPGMHVFATLINALCRERKLEDGCKYFEEMLDMGIRPPTHMFNKLKQALVNEGKEDVVMMLTRRLEKLKTLLVVS from the coding sequence ATGGCATTCTCCCAAATCCTCAAGCGTTCATCAACAACACtcaacccttcaatccactcatcttcatcatcttcgtcATCAATCTCTGCATTAATCTCTGTTCATCTTCACCCCAGAACCTTCTGCAACAAACCCACCGAAACCCTAGATGAATTCAACCCCCAAATCATCAAAGAAGCAGACAAACTCTGCAAAACAATCTCCAACGCTCCCGATCGTTCAAATCTCGAATCTTTATTAAACTCCACTCAAATTGAACTAACCCCACCTCTAGTTCTTCAagttttgaagaaattaaccaatgcgggTGTTTTCGCACTTTCGTTCTTCAAATGGGCAGAGAAACAACCCGGGTTCAAACACAATTCCGCTAGCTACAATGCGGTAATCGAAGCTCTGGGTAAGATCAAGCAGTTCAAGATTGTTTGGACATTGGTTAGTGAGATGAAAACTAAAGGGGTTTTGGATAAGACCACATTTGCTTTGATTTGGAGGCGATATGCGCGTGCGAAGAAGGTGAAAGAGGCGGTTGAAGCATTCGAGAGGATGGAGAAGTTCGGGTTTAAGTGTGAGTTGTGTGATTTTAATCGGTTTCTTGATACGTTATGTAAGTCGAGACAAGTTGAGAGCGCACAccaggtgtttgataaaatgactaAGAGAAGGTTTAAACCGGATATTAAGTCGTATACTATACTTTTGGAAGGTTGGAGTCAGGAAATGAATCTTTTGAAGTTGGATGAGGTTTATAGAGAAATGAAAGGGAATGGGTTTGAACCGGATGTTGTTGCGTATGGGATTGTTATAAATGCGTTGTGTAAAGCGAAGAAGTATGATCAAGCGGTTGAGAAGTTTGACGAGATGAAGCGGAAGAATATAGAGCCAAGCGCGCATATATATTGTAGTTTGATTAACGGGCTAGGGTCCGAGAATAGGTTAAGCGAGTCTTTACAATTCTTCGAGCTATATAAGTCGTGTGGGCATGCTATTGAGGCTCCAACTTATAACGCGGTTGTGGGGTCTTATTGTTGGTCAATGCGGATTGATGATGCTTTTAAGGTAGTTGACGAGATGAAACAACGTGGGGTCGGGCCAAATTCGCGAACTTTTGACATAATTCTTCATCACTTGGTTAAAGCGCGAAGAACAGAAGAGGCGTATGGTGTTTTCAAACGAATGAAAAGTGATTTCAAGTGTGATCCAAGTGTGAGTACTTACGAGATCATAATACGGATGTTTTGTAACGAGGGTAAGGTGGATATCGCGATGAGTGTTTGGGAAGAGATGAAGGGGGAAGGAGTGCTACCGGGAATGCATGTGTTTGCTACTTTGATTAACGCGTTGTGTCGCGAACGAAAGTTGGAAGATGGTTGCAAGTATTTTGAAGAAATGTTGGATATGGGTATAAGGCCTCCTACACATATGTTTAATAAGCTAAAACAAGCTCTTGTTAATGAAGGGAAAGAAGACGTTGTGATGATGTTGACTCGTAGGCTTGAGAAATTGAAAACACTTTTAGTGGTTAGCTGA
- the LOC110921574 gene encoding eukaryotic translation initiation factor 6-2, translating into MATRLQFENSCEIGVFSKLTNAYCLVAIGGSENFYSTFESELADVIPVVKTSIGGTRIIGRLCIGNKNGLLLPHTTTDQELQHLRNSLPDAVVVQRIDERLSALGNCIACNDHVALTHTDLDRETEEMIADVLGVEVFRQTIAGNILVGSYCAFSNRGGMVHPHTSIEDLDELSTLLQVPLVAGTVNRGSEVIAAGLTVNDWTAFCGSDTTATELSVIESVFKLREAQPSAIVDEMRKSLIDTYV; encoded by the exons ATGGCTACAA gACTTCAGTTTGAGAACTCATGTGAAATTGGTGTATTCTCAAAGCTAACTAACGCTTACTGTTTAGTAGCAATCGGTGGTTCCGAAAATTTCTACAG TACATTTGAGTCCGAGCTAGCTGATGTTATCCCCGTTGTTAAGACCTCCATTGGCGGCACACGTATCATCGGCCGACTTTGCATCG GTAACAAAAACGGGCTACTTTTACCTCATACCACTACTGACCAAG AGCTTCAACACTTGAGGAACAGTCTGCCGGATGCGGTTGTGGTTCAACGAATCGACGAGAGACTATCGGCTCTTGGAAATTGCATAGCGTGCAATGACCATGTTGCCCTTACCCATACTGATCTTGACAGA GAAACCGAGGAAATGATAGCTGATGTTCTCGGTGTAGAAGTTTTCCGACAGACAATTGCCGGAAATATTCTTGTCGGCAGCTACTGTGCGTTTTCAAATAGAGGTGGCATG GTGCACCCGCATACCTCTATTGAAGACTTGGATGAGCTGTCAACCCTGCTTCAGGTTCCTTTGGTAGCGGGAACAGTGAACCGTGGTAGTGAAGTGATAGCAGCGGGCCTAACGGTTAATGACTGGACCGCATTTTGCGGGTCAGATACTACCGCAACTGAATTGTCTGTGATCGAGAGTGTTTTCAAGCTGAGAGAAGCCCAACCTAGTGCCATTGTGGACGAGATGAGGAAGTCTTTGATCGACACTTACGTTTGA